One genomic window of Octopus bimaculoides isolate UCB-OBI-ISO-001 chromosome 2, ASM119413v2, whole genome shotgun sequence includes the following:
- the LOC106882686 gene encoding vitamin D3 receptor isoform X2 codes for MTTRTDTLKPNGTSEVGTTCKQSPDIMEESSNSMPMQTKGNIKEQKRRPKPKDGTKLICRVCNDVALGYNFDAVTCESCKAFFRRNALKKKVFNCTFDGNCRLDPHTRKFCSSCRLKKCFAVGMKKDWILNEEQLAKRRQRLTSSQQNNTPLNNNNNNSSPSPSASSISSFEYMQPLYEDAEPALDVPNLKTWVYPADKYPVSHHLFWNTLEVSESISQTITYIRMVVQEHENTFNENYPSGAFVIPKNTKEFFVLSNVFICRLINFMKYIPDFQKLPKEDRISIFRGSIREVSLIRASMAYSYIENMWVFKDCNGDKSYLDTNILKATLGDCLYSKLAQFIRSFKIATNDDKVIMILLLLIEFFDQDKSSLLSSEVVVAAQEKYTSWLKTYIDCKYNDEIGKVLFPRVLVKLMDVREIGEICNEATQNFLLQGIDPLTAEVLDLKLMVDKIGNSP; via the exons caaACAAAAGGAAACATAAAAGAGCAAAAACGAAGACCAAAACCAAAAGATGGCACCAAGTTGATTTGTCGTGTTTGCAATGATGTTGCCCTTGGCTATAATTTTGATGCTGTCACTTGTGAGTCTTGTAAAGCTTTTTTCAGACGGAATGCTCTGAAGAAAAAG GTGTTTAACTGTACATTTGATGGTAACTGTAGATTAGACCCACATACTCGAAAATTCTGCTCAAGTTGCCGTTTAAAGAAATGTTTTGCTGTTGGTATGAAAAAGGACTGGATATTAA atGAAGAACAGCTTGCAAAACGGAGACAAAGACTTACTTCATCACAACAAAACAATACcccattaaataataataataataactcatcaccatctccatcagCATCCAGTATCAGCTCATTTGAATATATGCAGCCACTATATGAAGACGCTGAGCCCGCGCTCGACGTCCCAAACTTAAAAACCTGGGTCTATCCTGCAGACAAATATCCAGTCAGCCATCACCTGTTTTGGAATACCTTAGAAGTGTCGGAGTCAATTTCACAAACAATTACATATATTCGCATGGTCGTCCAAGAACATGAAAACACATTTAATGAAAACTACCCCAGTGGGGCTTTTGTAATACCTAAAAACACTAAGGAATTTTTTGTCCTTAGTAATGTGTTCATATGTAGACTTATCAATTTCATGAAATACATTCCAGACTTTCAAAAGCTGCCCAAAGAAGATCGTATATCCATTTTCaga ggcAGCATCCGTGAAGTATCTTTAATCCGAGCATCAATGGCATATTCATATATTGAAAACATGTGGGTATTCAAAGACTGCAATGGAGACAAGAGTTACCTGGACACAAATATCTTAAAGGCAACACTTGGTGATTGTTTGTACTCAAAGCTTGCACAGTTCATTCGCAGCTTCAAAATCGCCACAAACGACGACAAAGTTATCATGATTCTCTTACTCCTTATTGAGTTCTTTGACCAGGACAAGTCAAGTTTATTGAGTAGTGAGGTCGTAGTAGCTGCTCAGGAAAAATACACATCCTGGCTCAAAACATACATTGATTGTAAATATAACGATGAAATCGGCAAAGTACTTTTCCCACGGGTTCTCGTCAAACTGATGGACGTACGAGAAATCGGTGAAATCTGTAATGAAGCAACCCAAAACTTTCTGCTACAAGGCATTGATCCTTTAACTGCAGAAGTACTTGACCTCAAACTAATGGTGGACAAAATTGGAAACTCGCCTTGA
- the LOC106882686 gene encoding vitamin D3 receptor isoform X1 has product MTTRTDTLKPNGTSEVGTTCKQSPDIMEESSNSMPMSDQSMLLQWSDDSCEPDSSTSTQTKGNIKEQKRRPKPKDGTKLICRVCNDVALGYNFDAVTCESCKAFFRRNALKKKVFNCTFDGNCRLDPHTRKFCSSCRLKKCFAVGMKKDWILNEEQLAKRRQRLTSSQQNNTPLNNNNNNSSPSPSASSISSFEYMQPLYEDAEPALDVPNLKTWVYPADKYPVSHHLFWNTLEVSESISQTITYIRMVVQEHENTFNENYPSGAFVIPKNTKEFFVLSNVFICRLINFMKYIPDFQKLPKEDRISIFRGSIREVSLIRASMAYSYIENMWVFKDCNGDKSYLDTNILKATLGDCLYSKLAQFIRSFKIATNDDKVIMILLLLIEFFDQDKSSLLSSEVVVAAQEKYTSWLKTYIDCKYNDEIGKVLFPRVLVKLMDVREIGEICNEATQNFLLQGIDPLTAEVLDLKLMVDKIGNSP; this is encoded by the exons TCTGATCAGTCTATGCTTTTACAATGGTCGGACGATTCATGTGAACCTGACAGCAGTACATCAACT caaACAAAAGGAAACATAAAAGAGCAAAAACGAAGACCAAAACCAAAAGATGGCACCAAGTTGATTTGTCGTGTTTGCAATGATGTTGCCCTTGGCTATAATTTTGATGCTGTCACTTGTGAGTCTTGTAAAGCTTTTTTCAGACGGAATGCTCTGAAGAAAAAG GTGTTTAACTGTACATTTGATGGTAACTGTAGATTAGACCCACATACTCGAAAATTCTGCTCAAGTTGCCGTTTAAAGAAATGTTTTGCTGTTGGTATGAAAAAGGACTGGATATTAA atGAAGAACAGCTTGCAAAACGGAGACAAAGACTTACTTCATCACAACAAAACAATACcccattaaataataataataataactcatcaccatctccatcagCATCCAGTATCAGCTCATTTGAATATATGCAGCCACTATATGAAGACGCTGAGCCCGCGCTCGACGTCCCAAACTTAAAAACCTGGGTCTATCCTGCAGACAAATATCCAGTCAGCCATCACCTGTTTTGGAATACCTTAGAAGTGTCGGAGTCAATTTCACAAACAATTACATATATTCGCATGGTCGTCCAAGAACATGAAAACACATTTAATGAAAACTACCCCAGTGGGGCTTTTGTAATACCTAAAAACACTAAGGAATTTTTTGTCCTTAGTAATGTGTTCATATGTAGACTTATCAATTTCATGAAATACATTCCAGACTTTCAAAAGCTGCCCAAAGAAGATCGTATATCCATTTTCaga ggcAGCATCCGTGAAGTATCTTTAATCCGAGCATCAATGGCATATTCATATATTGAAAACATGTGGGTATTCAAAGACTGCAATGGAGACAAGAGTTACCTGGACACAAATATCTTAAAGGCAACACTTGGTGATTGTTTGTACTCAAAGCTTGCACAGTTCATTCGCAGCTTCAAAATCGCCACAAACGACGACAAAGTTATCATGATTCTCTTACTCCTTATTGAGTTCTTTGACCAGGACAAGTCAAGTTTATTGAGTAGTGAGGTCGTAGTAGCTGCTCAGGAAAAATACACATCCTGGCTCAAAACATACATTGATTGTAAATATAACGATGAAATCGGCAAAGTACTTTTCCCACGGGTTCTCGTCAAACTGATGGACGTACGAGAAATCGGTGAAATCTGTAATGAAGCAACCCAAAACTTTCTGCTACAAGGCATTGATCCTTTAACTGCAGAAGTACTTGACCTCAAACTAATGGTGGACAAAATTGGAAACTCGCCTTGA